A single window of Gossypium hirsutum isolate 1008001.06 chromosome A10, Gossypium_hirsutum_v2.1, whole genome shotgun sequence DNA harbors:
- the LOC107951836 gene encoding uncharacterized protein isoform X1 has protein sequence MVIDLLCRLRVVPLRSQRKLLLLQKLMGGFSAQLECTQLDARSLKRVGILKNIFKLFWLWLRREFKNGSVKATIERYKKASDSSNTGSVAEVNAQFYQQEAEKLRNQIRNLQNTNRHMLGESVGGLPMKELKSLESRLEKGISRIRSKKNELLFAEIEYMQKKVKIVKCTVNDIPVDISFNQTAGLSALCFLEKVLSFWWMHGPGLAEFMHSDFFKLIDYLKVCILSLFCSICILLYFWCSMINAVFCLAGCIYIIDYYSFQYFNNEF, from the exons ATGGTAATAGATTTGTTGTGCAGGTTACGGGTGGTTCCCTTGAGGAGTCAAAGGAAGCTCTTGCTATTGCAGAAACTGATG GGAGGCTTTTCTGCACAGTTGGAGTGCACCCAACTAGATGCAAG gaGTTTGAAGAGAGTGGGGATCCTAAAAAACATTTTCAAGCTCTTTTGGCTTTGGCTAAGGAGGGAATTCAAAAACGGAAG TGTTAAAGCAACAATTGAGAGGTACAAAAAGGCTTCTGATTCCTCCAATACTGGGTCAGTTGCTGAAGTTAATGCTCAG TTCTATCAGCAAGAAGCTGAGAAACTCCGAAATCAAATCCGGAATTTGCAGAATACAAACAG gCACATGCTGGGGGAGTCCGTAGGGGGATTGCCTATGAAAGAGCTTAAGAGCTTGGAGAGTCGTTTAGAAAAAGGAATTAGCAGAATCCGTTCCAAAAAG AATGAGCTGTTGTTTGCTGAAATAGAGTATATGCAGAAAAAG GTTAAAATAGTGAAATGCACTGTGAATGACATACCGGTGGACATCTCTTTCAATCAAACGGCTGGTCTATCTGCACTTTGCTTTCTGGAGAAG gTTTTGAGTTTTTGGTGGATGCATGGTCCAGGATTAGCTGAATTCATGCATAGTGACTTCTTTAAGCTAATTGATTATCTTAAAGTGTGCATTCTATCATTATTTTGTTCTAtttgtattttgttatatttctGGTGTAGTATGATAAATGCGGTATTTTGTTTGGCGGGATGTATTTATATCATAGATTATTattcttttcaatattttaataatgaattttaa
- the LOC107951836 gene encoding MADS-box transcription factor 5 isoform X2 → MGGFSAQLECTQLDARSLKRVGILKNIFKLFWLWLRREFKNGSVKATIERYKKASDSSNTGSVAEVNAQFYQQEAEKLRNQIRNLQNTNRHMLGESVGGLPMKELKSLESRLEKGISRIRSKKNELLFAEIEYMQKKVKIVKCTVNDIPVDISFNQTAGLSALCFLEKVLSFWWMHGPGLAEFMHSDFFKLIDYLKVCILSLFCSICILLYFWCSMINAVFCLAGCIYIIDYYSFQYFNNEF, encoded by the exons ATG GGAGGCTTTTCTGCACAGTTGGAGTGCACCCAACTAGATGCAAG gaGTTTGAAGAGAGTGGGGATCCTAAAAAACATTTTCAAGCTCTTTTGGCTTTGGCTAAGGAGGGAATTCAAAAACGGAAG TGTTAAAGCAACAATTGAGAGGTACAAAAAGGCTTCTGATTCCTCCAATACTGGGTCAGTTGCTGAAGTTAATGCTCAG TTCTATCAGCAAGAAGCTGAGAAACTCCGAAATCAAATCCGGAATTTGCAGAATACAAACAG gCACATGCTGGGGGAGTCCGTAGGGGGATTGCCTATGAAAGAGCTTAAGAGCTTGGAGAGTCGTTTAGAAAAAGGAATTAGCAGAATCCGTTCCAAAAAG AATGAGCTGTTGTTTGCTGAAATAGAGTATATGCAGAAAAAG GTTAAAATAGTGAAATGCACTGTGAATGACATACCGGTGGACATCTCTTTCAATCAAACGGCTGGTCTATCTGCACTTTGCTTTCTGGAGAAG gTTTTGAGTTTTTGGTGGATGCATGGTCCAGGATTAGCTGAATTCATGCATAGTGACTTCTTTAAGCTAATTGATTATCTTAAAGTGTGCATTCTATCATTATTTTGTTCTAtttgtattttgttatatttctGGTGTAGTATGATAAATGCGGTATTTTGTTTGGCGGGATGTATTTATATCATAGATTATTattcttttcaatattttaataatgaattttaa